A DNA window from Pogona vitticeps strain Pit_001003342236 chromosome 2, PviZW2.1, whole genome shotgun sequence contains the following coding sequences:
- the LOC110077290 gene encoding bromodomain-containing protein 8 isoform X2: protein MGHVWTWLESKGELFSESEKSSCCQESSNSSLDLELIGWRENEETTEVELEESSSQEEDSQLDSGDLAAWEKDSERDSEEPGRYNQEALLRFLSEVTKLMEPLCISSTNLEPAPQTFSSSGEQNERGASTHKEGIKRSLVHKDEEAVGEESPLQILKREARGNSVPQRSEKWALQVSEGPVLVNWKAEGIEELQDLRKEKGDYQVQDSKCEGQKVLNILEESVGEMKEDEEYSPEHMVQIPHYWRTLGEEVPLNVKEEVAVENTEEQAEDWKDSDLHLSYTNDDSSPWGTPQMSSPSTSIASLPLMQPNQDDSLQQCLLFKKTLLSIWKMVAGHRPVDLSSIKRRISKGQIQNMVQFQRDLMLMFQNAIMYNNSNHHIHRIAMEMEQEVLEQLQMLGEALLCTEEMQGFVRRC from the exons ATGGGTCATGTGTGGACTTGGCTAGAATCCAAAGGGGAATTGTTCTCTGAGTCTGAGAAAAGCAGCTGCTGCCAGGAATCTTCCAACTCTAGCTTGGATCTTGAACTGATCGGCTGGAGAGAAAATGAAGAAACTACCGAGGTAGAGTTAGAGGAAAGCAGCAGCCAAGAGGAGGATAGCCAGCTAGACAGTGGTGATCTTGCAGCATGGGAAAAAGACAGCGAAAGGGACTCAGAAGAGCCAGGAAGGTACAATCAGGAGGCTCTCCTCAGGTTCCTGTCAGAG GTGACAAAATTAATGGAGCCACTGTGCATTAGCAGTACAAATCTGGAACCAGCTCCTCAGACTTTCTCTAGTTCAGGGGAGCAGAATGAAAGAGGAGCATCAACTCACAAAGAAGGCATAAAGAGATCACTAGTCCATAAAGACGAGGAGGCGGTAGGAGAAGAAAGTCCCTTGCAGATCTTAAAGAGGGAAGCAAGGGGAAATTCAGTTCCCCAAAGAAGTGAAAAGTGGGCACTTCAGGTCTCAGAAGGACCAGTACTCGTTAACTGGAAAGCAGAAGGAATAGAAGAGCTTCAGGATCtcaggaaggagaaaggagattATCAAGTTCAGGATAGCAAGTGTGAGGGGCAGAAAGTGCTAAACATCCTGGAAGAGAGTGTAGGAGAGATGAAGGAAGATGAGGAATATTCCCCAGAGCATATGGTTCAGATCCCTCATTACTGGAGAACACTGGGTGAAGAGGTTCCACTCAATGTAAAG GAAGAGGTAGCTGTAGAAAACACAGAAGAGCAAGCTGAGGACTGGAAGGATAGTGACCTCCATCTGAGTTACACCAATGATGACTCCAGTCCCTGGGGAACACCCCAGATGAGCTCTCCATCCACGAGCATAGCCTCCTTGCCTTT GATGCAGCCGAACCAAGATGATTCACTCCAACAATGTTTGCTCTTCAAAAAAACTCTGCTGTCCATCTGGAAGATGGTGGCTGGTCACAG GCCAGTAGACCTTTCTTCCATCAAGAGGCGTATCTCCAAAGGCCAGATTCAAAATATGGTCCAGTTCCAGCGGGATCTCATGTTGATGTTCCAGAATGCCATTATGTACAATAATTCCAACCACCACATACACCGCATTGCAATGGAGATGGAGCAAGAAGTCTTAGAGCAGCTCCAGATGCTGGGTGAGGCTCTCCTGTGCACAGAAGAAATGCAAGGCTTTGTGAGAAG GTGTTGA
- the LOC110077290 gene encoding bromodomain-containing protein 8 isoform X1 — MGHVWTWLESKGELFSESEKSSCCQESSNSSLDLELIGWRENEETTEVELEESSSQEEDSQLDSGDLAAWEKDSERDSEEPGRYNQEALLRFLSEVTKLMEPLCISSTNLEPAPQTFSSSGEQNERGASTHKEGIKRSLVHKDEEAVGEESPLQILKREARGNSVPQRSEKWALQVSEGPVLVNWKAEGIEELQDLRKEKGDYQVQDSKCEGQKVLNILEESVGEMKEDEEYSPEHMVQIPHYWRTLGEEVPLNVKEEVAVENTEEQAEDWKDSDLHLSYTNDDSSPWGTPQMSSPSTSIASLPLMQPNQDDSLQQCLLFKKTLLSIWKMVAGHRYSGPFLKAVSEKQAPGYKDVVKRPVDLSSIKRRISKGQIQNMVQFQRDLMLMFQNAIMYNNSNHHIHRIAMEMEQEVLEQLQMLGEALLCTEEMQGFVRRC, encoded by the exons ATGGGTCATGTGTGGACTTGGCTAGAATCCAAAGGGGAATTGTTCTCTGAGTCTGAGAAAAGCAGCTGCTGCCAGGAATCTTCCAACTCTAGCTTGGATCTTGAACTGATCGGCTGGAGAGAAAATGAAGAAACTACCGAGGTAGAGTTAGAGGAAAGCAGCAGCCAAGAGGAGGATAGCCAGCTAGACAGTGGTGATCTTGCAGCATGGGAAAAAGACAGCGAAAGGGACTCAGAAGAGCCAGGAAGGTACAATCAGGAGGCTCTCCTCAGGTTCCTGTCAGAG GTGACAAAATTAATGGAGCCACTGTGCATTAGCAGTACAAATCTGGAACCAGCTCCTCAGACTTTCTCTAGTTCAGGGGAGCAGAATGAAAGAGGAGCATCAACTCACAAAGAAGGCATAAAGAGATCACTAGTCCATAAAGACGAGGAGGCGGTAGGAGAAGAAAGTCCCTTGCAGATCTTAAAGAGGGAAGCAAGGGGAAATTCAGTTCCCCAAAGAAGTGAAAAGTGGGCACTTCAGGTCTCAGAAGGACCAGTACTCGTTAACTGGAAAGCAGAAGGAATAGAAGAGCTTCAGGATCtcaggaaggagaaaggagattATCAAGTTCAGGATAGCAAGTGTGAGGGGCAGAAAGTGCTAAACATCCTGGAAGAGAGTGTAGGAGAGATGAAGGAAGATGAGGAATATTCCCCAGAGCATATGGTTCAGATCCCTCATTACTGGAGAACACTGGGTGAAGAGGTTCCACTCAATGTAAAG GAAGAGGTAGCTGTAGAAAACACAGAAGAGCAAGCTGAGGACTGGAAGGATAGTGACCTCCATCTGAGTTACACCAATGATGACTCCAGTCCCTGGGGAACACCCCAGATGAGCTCTCCATCCACGAGCATAGCCTCCTTGCCTTT GATGCAGCCGAACCAAGATGATTCACTCCAACAATGTTTGCTCTTCAAAAAAACTCTGCTGTCCATCTGGAAGATGGTGGCTGGTCACAG ATACAGTGGCCCTTTCCTGAaggctgtttcagagaagcaggCTCCTGGTTACAAAGATGTGGTGAAAAG GCCAGTAGACCTTTCTTCCATCAAGAGGCGTATCTCCAAAGGCCAGATTCAAAATATGGTCCAGTTCCAGCGGGATCTCATGTTGATGTTCCAGAATGCCATTATGTACAATAATTCCAACCACCACATACACCGCATTGCAATGGAGATGGAGCAAGAAGTCTTAGAGCAGCTCCAGATGCTGGGTGAGGCTCTCCTGTGCACAGAAGAAATGCAAGGCTTTGTGAGAAG GTGTTGA